GCATGGTGCGCGTGATGAACGTTGGCGTGAGCCTTTTGACCGTCTTGCTGCTTTGTGGCAAGCGCAGAATCCTGATACTCCCGTAGAACTCGCTTTCTTAGAACTTATGCAGCCTTCTTTGTCTGGTGCAGTTCAAAAAATTGTTACACAAGGAATCAAGGATATTTTTGTTGTTCCAGTATTTTTTGGACAAGGGAGCCACTTGCGCAATGACTTTCCTAAAATATTAGAAGAGTGTCGGAGCGAGTTTTCAGAAATTTCCTTAAGTGCTACGCCTGCTGTAGGTGAAAATCTACTTGTTCTGCAGGCGATCATTGATTATGCCGATCATTCTTTGAATTAATTTTATAAAGAATCTTTATCTTTTATGGGTAGCTAGGTTTAATTAGTTACTGTCGCTTAACAAGCGTTACTTTAAGTAACGCTTATATTCATAAAAAGTAATTTGGAGCAATGAGGTGTTAGATGGTTGTTCCAAAATTCCTGTAGTTTTGAAAACCAAAGACCGAGAGACCACTTCTTTTAAATCCCTGAATTTGCTTGCACATTTGCTTACACACCGATACTGACCACCCGCAGACCCCCTGTTTATATGGCTCTATCATGGGCTTCTGCTCTCATAAGAAAGAAGCCTTAGGGGTCTTGTAACAAAGACCTTAATAGATTCAAGAGGTTAGTGGTGAATTAGGTGGTCAAAATTGCTTACACACCGCTTACACACCAGGGCTTTTTTCATGGTGTGTAGTAAATGCGGTTTTAGTGTGGTTTTGCAGTAAAAAGCACCCCTCAAAAGGTGTGTAGTAAAAACAGTTTTAGGGCCCATAGCTCAGTTGGTTAGAGCAGAGGACTCATAGCGAAAGTTGTGCCTTATGCGTGGAAACTGCATAAGGGATGGTGTCAAATTCGGAGAAAGCTAAAGGTAGAAATATCCAAGCTAACGCCGAGCGAAGCTTAGTAAGAAATTACTTTGAACGTGTAGAGACTAGACGGCACCCACCTAAGTAAGGATGTAGATCTTTATATGGTGAAGGCATAGTCCAGGGAGTAATGAAAATTACACAAACCGGAATCCTTTGGTCCTAGGTTCAAGTCCTGGTGGGCCCACCAATGAAATCAATGACTTAGGAATTTCTCCCTAAGTCGTTTTTCTTTCTGTGTCACTCAGTGTGTAAGCAATCTCTATGCCTCTTCCACTAAAGCCCCAATAGTTATAAAGACCCGCCAATGGGGCAATAAACTACTTGGAGATTGTGGTGGTATTTACAAATAGCTGTTTGATACTTGTATTCTTGGCTTTAGGCAATTTACATGTGGAGATTGCAACCCTATTTGCATTGGGATCACTTGTAAGGATGGTATTCGGGAAGTTGATGGAGAAAAAGATCAGTGGCACTCAACCTAATTTATAAAGTGGTATAGACTCACGGCCAGGTGTCGAATTAAGAGGCGCTCTTTCAAGGCTATCAGCGCCTGTATTTAAGATACTATGCCGACGGGAATGCTATTAAATGGGGCTCAGCACGCAAAGACGGTAAAGGGCATAATAAAAATATATTAAAAATAAGAGGTAAAAAATGCTTGATACGCTTATTTTGAGCAGAATTCAATTTGCTTCAAATATGACTTTTCATATTCTTTTCCCAACGATATCCATTGCTTTGGGATGGGTACTTTTCTATTTCAAGGTTAAATTTAATAAGACTGGTGAGTCGGTATGGAGTGAGGCTTATCAATTTTGGGTCAAGATATTTGCCCTAACTTTTGCCCTTGGCGTAGTAAGCGGTATCACGATGAGTTTTCAGTTTGGAACTAACTGGCCTGGATATATGCAAACGGTCGGTAATATTGCAGGACCTTTGCTTGGATACGAAGTTTTATCAGCATTCTTCCTTGAGGCAACTTTTTTGGGGATTATGTTGTTTGGCTCTAAAAGAGTCTCTCAAAGAGCTCATACTATCGCCACATTTTTAGTTGCTTTCGGTACTTCGCTTTCGGCATTCTGGATCATTGCCCTAGATTCTTGGATGCAAACCCCACAAGGGTTTGAGATGATCAATGGCCAAGCACATGCAACCAATTGGATTGAGGTTGTCTTTAATCCCTCAATGCCCTATCGCCTCCTGCACATGATGACAGCATCATTTTTGACAGTAACGTTCTTAATTGCAGGCATTTCTTCTTATCGATATTTGAAGGGCATCAATCTGTCTGGCAACCGAGCACTGATCAAACTGGCAATGACCGTGGCGGTAGTGTTAGCCCCTTTGCAAATTATCCTTGGTGATTCACATGGCCTAAATACTCTAGAGTATCAGCCTGCAAAGGTAGCGGCAATGGAGGGAATTTGGGAAACAACCAAAGGCGCCCCCGCCGTTTTGTTTGCCTTGCCCGATGAAGCTATTAAAGCTAATAAATACGAAATAGCCATTCCAAAGCTGGCATCTTTATATTTGACGCACTCATTTGCGGGTGAGGTGAAGGGTTTGGATGCCTTTCCTGGTGCAACTCCACCAGTCGCCCCCATTTTCTTTGCCTTTCGTATCATGGTCGGCATCGGTATGTTGATGCTCTTAACCGCATTCGTTGGGTTTTATCTGACAAGAAAAAATAAAGAACTACCAACCTGGCTATTAAAGGTTTTAAGCGTGATGACTTTCTCGGGTTGGGTCGGCGTAGTTGCCGGCTGGTATGTGACCGAAATAGGCAGACAGCCTTACCTTGTTAGTGGAGTGCTAAAGACTGCTGATGCGGTTACTAAAGTGCCTACTAATATGGTTTTAGGTACACTCGTTATGTATCTTGCGCTTTATTTGGGGCTCATTGTTTCCTATATCTGGGTTGTTTTTTATTTGGCAAGACAAACTCTTCCCGTGCATATTATTGACGGGCAAAAATCAGGCTTAACTAACAGCATTGCAGGAGCATAAGCATGATTCCTAATTTATCTGAGGCATCTGGTTGGCTACCCCTTTTCTTTTTGGTTGCCATGGGTATTGCAATGGTGGCTTACGTTGTTCTAGATGGATATGACTTGGGTGTAGGCATCCTATTAAATCAGGCAAGCGAATCAGAAAAAGACATCATGATTTCATCAATTGGTCCTTTTTGGGATGCTAATGAAACATGGTTGGTGCTCGGAGTCGGTGTACTCTTGATTGCCTTTCCAATGGCGCATGGCATTATTTTGACTGAGCTCTATCTGCCAGTGGGTATCATGTTGGCCGGTTTAATTTTACGGGGCGTTTCTTTTGACTTTCGTGCAAAAGCACATTTGAGTCAGAAGTCAGTCTGGAACTTCTTATTCTTTTTTGGTAGCTTCTTGGCCGCGGCATCTCAAGGGGTGATGGTTGGTAGAGAAGTGATTGGTTTTGACTCCGGCTACTTAGGGTGGATATTCTCGTTCATCGTGGCACTTTGTTTGCCTGCTGGATATGCCCTATTGGGGGCTGGCTGGCTGATTATGAAGACTTCTGGCGACTTACAGCTTAAGGCAGTAGGCTGGGCAAGAAGGTGTTTGTTATTCACGGCTCTAGGCGTTGGGATCATTTCTGTTGCGACACCATTCTTTAGTTCAGAAATTGCGGCTAAGTGGTTTAACTTTCCTAATGTCTTTTTCTTACTGCCTTTTCCAGTTTTGACCCTGGCGTGTTTTGTCTTAATTGATTTGAACTTGCTAAAAATGCAAAGAAATAAGCCAGCGCCAGTTTGGATTCCTTTTGCCCTTAGTGTAGCCATTTTTGTTTTAGCTTTTTTAGGGATTGCTTACAGCATGTTTCCCTATATCGTCGTAGACAAAATGACAATCTGGGAAGCGGCATCAGCTACAGAGTCATTATGGGTAATATTTTGGGGAGCGGTAGTTGTGCTACCAACCATCATTGGATACACAATTTATTCTTACAAAATCTTCTGGGGCAAAACCGAGCCGCTTAGTTATTACTAGAGTAATAATATTTACATCGCTTGAATCAAGGAAGCTTTAGGATTCGAGCTTTTGAGCATTACTTTAAGTAACGCTCACCAACATTAAGTACAAGTACATTGAAGCAACGAAGTGTTAGATGCTTGCTCTCATAATCCTTTGGTCCCAGGTTCAAGTCCTGGTGGGCCCACCAGAAAAGCAAACCCTCATCAGTAATGGTGAGGGTTTTGTCTTTTAGCCCTTTTGAATTAGTTGCTCAAATGCATTTATGAATGACTCGGGAGGCTGGGCACCTTGTAAAAGGTATTGATTATTAAGAATGATTGATGGAACAGAGCTAATACCAGCACTTGTATAGGTAGCTTCTTCTTCACGCACTTCGTTAGCAAATTCATTGTTTTTGAGTAATTCTTTAGCTCTGTCTTTGTCTAGCCCAGCACGTATTACCGCATCTATCAAGTTTTCTTGATCATCTAAATTTATGGCAAGGCAAAAGTAAGTATTGAGCAATTCTTTTTTAAGATCAGCTTGCTTTTGCAAGTCATATTCTTTGGCAGCCCAATACAAAAGACGGTGGCAATCAAAAGTGTTGTAAACCCTTTTTCTACCTTCTGGATGAAATGCAAATCCAGCTTCTAACGCTTTAGCCCTAATATTAGATTGATTGGCTTTAACTTGGTCCGCAGTTAAGCCATATTTTTCTGTGAGATGCTCAATAGCGTCTTGTCCACCCTTAGGCATATTTGGATTAAGCTCAAAGGGATGAAAATGTACTTCAAAATTTGCCTTATTGCTTAACCCGGCTATGGCCTGATTGAGGTTGCCTAATCCGACAGCACACCAGGGGCAAGCTACATCGGATACATAGTCTATTTTGATAGTAGGTTTCATCGCTTTATTCTACAGAAGCAAATTAGTAATGAAATGAAAGATAAATAAGCTTTACTTAAAGTAATGCTCATCCCTCCAACATACCTCCACAACTCGCCATTAATCCCCACTCTTAGCCATACTTTCTTTTGGCTAAATTGACCCCAGTAATTCATCCAAAGAGGTTGTCCTAGCCTGGTGTCAGAAGCTAAAGTATGTGTATGGCAATTAAAAAAGAAAGTACACATCAACTCATACACCGTACCCAACCCTCTATCAACGCGAGCATTTGCCGTATGGCAATGTCGCTATAAAGTGGATAACAAGTGGATACGAGCCACTACCAAAGAGACTAAGTTTGACTTGGCGATGAATAAGTCTAAAGAGCTGTTGGTGGAAGTGGGATTCGTAAAAATTCTGGGACTCCAGCGACCATTAAGGGCTTATTTGCTATATGGCAAGGTAAAAGTGGGTGATTTATATAGGTTCCAAAAAGGAACTTATTGCGCTATAATGGAACCACCTAACGGAGAACAATCATGTCTATTAACGTGAAATTATCGGAAAACCTTGTTGAGCAAGCTAAAGTGTTTGGAAGTGTTGAGCATCGCTCAGTACCTAAGCAGATTGAGTATTGGTCGCAAATCGGCAAGATCGCTCAAGAAAACCCAGATTTACCATTCTCTTTGATTCGCGAGATCTTGATTGCCGATCAAGAGCCAGTCATTGGTGAGTACGTTTTTAACTAATGCGTTTACTGGTCACGGCCACTTTTGCAAAGGCTACAAAAAAACTGCATACACCGCAAAAGCTAGAGTTAGATGCTGCACTTAAGCTTATTTGCAAAGATCCTGAGATCGGCGAGGCAAAGGTGGGAGATTTGTTAGGCGTATACGTTTATAAATTTAGGTTGTCTCAGCAACAATGTTTATTGGCGTATCGAATTTTGGATGCAGAAAGCATCAAACTATTAACATTTGGCCCGCATGAAAATTTCTATAGAGATTTAAAACGTCAAGACGAGTAATGGGCCTCTTTAATTCAATGATTCATAGTGATAGTCGCTGTGTGAATGGTGTCAAATTCGGAGAAAGCTAAAGGTAGAAATATCCAAGCTAACGCCGAGCGAAGCTTAGTAGAGATACTTTGAACGTGTAGAGACTAGACGGCACCCATCTAAGTTCAGAAATGAATACGGTGAAGGAATAGTCCAGGGAGTAGTGAAAGCTACACAAATCGGAATCCTTGGCTCCCAGGTTCAAGTCCTGGTAGGGCCCACCAGAAAAGTAAACCCTCATCAGCAATGGTGGGGGTTTTGTCTTTTGAGCATTACTTTAAGTAACGTTTTGCAGGATATATAAATTAATGAATTTGTCCACTCAGAGCGAATTCCCTTAGAGCATTACCAGGTGTGATTGTGCTTTTGTAGAGTGGTCCACAGGGAGTATCGGCCATCATCATTGAGAGTGAAAAGCAATTATCTGCATAATGCATGGACTGATAGCCTTCTAGATGATAAGTAAACATATTTAAAATACCAATGATGCTGCGATTGGTTGATTTGCAATAAATCACCTTATCAAGATGATCTAACTCCTGTTGCATAAAAGATTCGCTTACACCTTGAGAAAGCAAGATCTTAAATAGGTATTGTGGGAATCGCTCTACTAGGTTTGATGCTGGAGCTAGTGGCATCAACACTGGTAGTAGGGTTCTTTCATTTACAAACAACGCCACTTGAGGTTTTGAAAATATTGCCTTAGCATACCAATTGCCCAAAATATTGTCTCCCTTCCCAGCGGGTTTGTTTGCGCCTAAAGAGACCCGATCTAATAATTGTTTTGAGCAGTGTAAATAAAACATTGGAAGGCGCCTCTGATTAGGTCTAAGGTCAACTTTCTTTTTACCATATGCGGTAAAAAGTTTGAATTTTATTAAAATCCATAAGCCTTACCGTTACTTAAAGTAACGCTCATTCTCGATTTATTGCCATTAGCCACCACAACTAGCCACAAGTTCTTTTGGCTAAATTGACCCCAGTAATTCATCCAAAGAGGTTGTCCTAGCCTGGTGTCAGAAGCTAAAGTATGTGTATGGCAATTAAAAAAGAAAGTACACATCAACTCATACACCGTACCCAACCCTCTATCAACGCGAGCATTTGCCGTATGGCAATGTCGCTATAAAGTGGATAACAAGTGGATACGAGCCACTATCAAAGAAACCCAACTTAGTTTGGCGGTTAATAGGGTTAAAAGAGCCTCAGAGTATCGTTAAACGCTATTTAAGCAGGGTTTCTTGTCAATTCCTGACTAAAAACTTTACAATGATTTCATAAAACTTTACAATAATTCCATAAAACTTTACAAAAATAGACATGAAATTTGCCAATACAAAGCGCTCCCAAGAGGTACGCCAGTTCTTGGTAAATGGCGTTAAAGCCAATCAACTCGATTTAGCTCATGCTGCAATGGCAAAGTTTGGCCTTACTAGGCAGGCTATCCATGCACATTTTGCAGCCTTAGTTAAGGATGGATTTTTAGCTTCCAGCGGAAGTACCAAGGCGCGTGTATATCAATTAGGTATAAAGCGATTTCATGACGGTCTATTTAAATTAA
Above is a genomic segment from Polynucleobacter wuianus containing:
- a CDS encoding sirohydrochlorin chelatase, which encodes MRAIIFFGHGARDERWREPFDRLAALWQAQNPDTPVELAFLELMQPSLSGAVQKIVTQGIKDIFVVPVFFGQGSHLRNDFPKILEECRSEFSEISLSATPAVGENLLVLQAIIDYADHSLN
- a CDS encoding DUF6933 domain-containing protein, producing MFYLHCSKQLLDRVSLGANKPAGKGDNILGNWYAKAIFSKPQVALFVNERTLLPVLMPLAPASNLVERFPQYLFKILLSQGVSESFMQQELDHLDKVIYCKSTNRSIIGILNMFTYHLEGYQSMHYADNCFSLSMMMADTPCGPLYKSTITPGNALREFALSGQIH
- a CDS encoding cytochrome ubiquinol oxidase subunit I, which codes for MLDTLILSRIQFASNMTFHILFPTISIALGWVLFYFKVKFNKTGESVWSEAYQFWVKIFALTFALGVVSGITMSFQFGTNWPGYMQTVGNIAGPLLGYEVLSAFFLEATFLGIMLFGSKRVSQRAHTIATFLVAFGTSLSAFWIIALDSWMQTPQGFEMINGQAHATNWIEVVFNPSMPYRLLHMMTASFLTVTFLIAGISSYRYLKGINLSGNRALIKLAMTVAVVLAPLQIILGDSHGLNTLEYQPAKVAAMEGIWETTKGAPAVLFALPDEAIKANKYEIAIPKLASLYLTHSFAGEVKGLDAFPGATPPVAPIFFAFRIMVGIGMLMLLTAFVGFYLTRKNKELPTWLLKVLSVMTFSGWVGVVAGWYVTEIGRQPYLVSGVLKTADAVTKVPTNMVLGTLVMYLALYLGLIVSYIWVVFYLARQTLPVHIIDGQKSGLTNSIAGA
- the cydB gene encoding cytochrome d ubiquinol oxidase subunit II → MIPNLSEASGWLPLFFLVAMGIAMVAYVVLDGYDLGVGILLNQASESEKDIMISSIGPFWDANETWLVLGVGVLLIAFPMAHGIILTELYLPVGIMLAGLILRGVSFDFRAKAHLSQKSVWNFLFFFGSFLAAASQGVMVGREVIGFDSGYLGWIFSFIVALCLPAGYALLGAGWLIMKTSGDLQLKAVGWARRCLLFTALGVGIISVATPFFSSEIAAKWFNFPNVFFLLPFPVLTLACFVLIDLNLLKMQRNKPAPVWIPFALSVAIFVLAFLGIAYSMFPYIVVDKMTIWEAASATESLWVIFWGAVVVLPTIIGYTIYSYKIFWGKTEPLSYY
- a CDS encoding DsbA family oxidoreductase, with product MKPTIKIDYVSDVACPWCAVGLGNLNQAIAGLSNKANFEVHFHPFELNPNMPKGGQDAIEHLTEKYGLTADQVKANQSNIRAKALEAGFAFHPEGRKRVYNTFDCHRLLYWAAKEYDLQKQADLKKELLNTYFCLAINLDDQENLIDAVIRAGLDKDRAKELLKNNEFANEVREEEATYTSAGISSVPSIILNNQYLLQGAQPPESFINAFEQLIQKG
- a CDS encoding type II toxin-antitoxin system RelE/ParE family toxin; the protein is MRLLVTATFAKATKKLHTPQKLELDAALKLICKDPEIGEAKVGDLLGVYVYKFRLSQQQCLLAYRILDAESIKLLTFGPHENFYRDLKRQDE
- a CDS encoding TA system antitoxin ParD family protein codes for the protein MSINVKLSENLVEQAKVFGSVEHRSVPKQIEYWSQIGKIAQENPDLPFSLIREILIADQEPVIGEYVFN